A genomic stretch from Malus domestica chromosome 15, GDT2T_hap1 includes:
- the LOC139191677 gene encoding nod factor hydrolase protein 1-like yields the protein MKDLSHLLKEWHHELKESKSTARPPLLLTAAVYFSADFFLDAVPRSYPASSPKKYLDWINPMCYDYKGAWSNTTGPNAALWNPFSNVNSIYGLKSWIKAGIHPAKLVMGLALYGRSWELQNPKNHGFGATDIGPGPGAGMLFYHQVELLLNQKGQL from the coding sequence ATGAAGGATTTGAGCCACTTGTTAAAAGAATGGCACCACGAGCTCAAGGAGTCCAAATCCACGGCCCGCCCTCCGCTACTCCTCACCGCTGCCGTTTACTTCTCGGCCGACTTCTTCTTGGACGCCGTCCCCCGATCGTACCCGGCGTCGTCTCCGAAAAAGTACTTGGACTGGATCAATCCAATGTGCTACGACTACAAAGGGGCTTGGAGCAATACCACAGGGCCCAATGCAGCATTGTGGAACCCGTTTAGTAACGTAAATTCAATATATGGGCTTAAGTCATGGATCAAGGCCGGGATACACCCGGCGAAATTGGTTATGGGCTTGGCCCTCTACGGCCGGTCGTGGGAGCTCCAAAACCCGAAAAATCACGGCTTTGGAGCCACCGATATTGGGCCAGGCCCAGGAGCAGGGATGTTGTTTTACCACCAAGTCGAATTGTTACTAAACCAAAAGGGCCAACTGTAG